A window of Streptomyces sp. NBC_00289 contains these coding sequences:
- a CDS encoding ISAs1 family transposase codes for MFVSPSSPVAVPVPCAPCLEALGEGAAKEQVRCLVAEFESVTDPRGACGVRYRLSSLLALVVCAMPPSGHDSITAAAEWCRRAAPEELAAFGLPYHPLLGRYRVPSEKTLRSVLGRLDPGEIGAAGYDYLRPLLSAQPRRPEPVMPDGGTEREQRRAHRAAARAEPVRLRRRAIAVDGKCLRGARRPDGSRVFVLSAVRHGDGVTLASREIGAKTNEIPEFAPLLDQIDDADLTGVVVTADALHAQRDHAIYLRERGAHYLLTIKNNQRGQARQLHALPWKEIPVIHRDDARGHGRHEQRLVQVVTVEGLLFPHAAQVLRIQRRRRLYGAKKWSSETVYAITDLPAEEANAAEIASWARGHWTVENTVHWCRDVTFNEDKSQVRTRNAPAVLAALRDLIRSALKLAGYVNTAAGRRAHTERPRVLALYGIT; via the coding sequence GTGTTCGTTTCTCCATCATCCCCTGTCGCTGTCCCCGTGCCTTGTGCGCCCTGCCTGGAAGCCCTCGGCGAGGGTGCCGCCAAGGAGCAAGTGCGCTGCCTGGTCGCCGAGTTCGAGTCGGTCACCGATCCGAGAGGGGCTTGCGGAGTGCGGTACCGGCTCTCCTCGCTGCTGGCCCTGGTGGTCTGCGCGATGCCCCCGTCCGGCCACGACTCGATCACCGCGGCGGCGGAGTGGTGCCGACGTGCGGCGCCGGAGGAACTGGCCGCCTTCGGCCTGCCCTACCACCCACTCCTTGGCCGCTACCGGGTGCCGAGCGAGAAGACCCTGCGCAGCGTCCTGGGGCGACTCGATCCCGGTGAGATCGGCGCGGCCGGTTACGACTACCTTCGGCCTCTGCTGTCCGCACAGCCCCGCCGGCCGGAGCCGGTGATGCCCGACGGTGGCACCGAACGTGAACAGCGCCGGGCTCACCGGGCGGCCGCCCGCGCCGAGCCGGTACGGCTCCGGCGGCGGGCGATCGCGGTGGACGGCAAGTGCCTGCGCGGCGCGAGGCGCCCGGACGGCAGCCGCGTCTTCGTCCTGTCCGCCGTCCGTCACGGCGACGGTGTCACTCTCGCCTCCCGCGAGATCGGCGCGAAGACCAACGAAATCCCCGAGTTCGCACCTCTCCTCGACCAGATCGACGACGCGGATCTCACGGGGGTGGTCGTTACCGCCGATGCCCTCCACGCCCAACGCGACCACGCCATCTACCTGCGCGAACGCGGCGCTCACTACCTGCTGACCATCAAGAACAACCAGCGCGGCCAGGCCCGTCAACTCCACGCCCTGCCCTGGAAGGAGATCCCTGTGATCCACCGCGACGACGCCCGGGGCCACGGCCGTCACGAGCAGCGGCTCGTGCAGGTCGTCACCGTCGAGGGCCTGCTCTTCCCGCACGCGGCCCAGGTCCTGCGGATCCAGCGCCGACGCCGTCTCTACGGGGCGAAAAAATGGTCCAGCGAGACCGTCTACGCCATCACCGACCTGCCCGCCGAGGAAGCGAACGCAGCCGAGATCGCGTCCTGGGCTCGCGGGCACTGGACCGTGGAAAATACCGTCCACTGGTGTCGAGATGTCACTTTCAACGAGGACAAGTCCCAGGTCAGAACCCGCAACGCGCCCGCCGTACTCGCTGCCCTCCGCGACCTGATCCGCAGCGCGCTCAAGCTCGCCGGCTACGTCAACACCGCCGCCGGACGACGAGCCCACACCGAGCGCCCCCGCGTCCTCGCCCTCTACGGCATCACATAA
- a CDS encoding RNA polymerase sigma factor, whose product MDISLRARVRAGDPAAFGQIFDAHARVVYRHAVRWTGDWAAAEDVVSLTFLEAWRLRKKLRPGGESLQPWLLGIATNVLRNTARAARRHQKALTQLPLREAVPDFAEELVGRLADTEQLAAAKAALERLRPAEREVFALCVWSGLEHAAVAEALGVPVGTVRSRLSRARSRLRQLTEQELARVPKSMQRDSASGQIPGDRASAVRSKQEKNR is encoded by the coding sequence GTGGACATATCACTACGCGCCCGGGTACGGGCCGGGGACCCGGCCGCATTCGGGCAGATCTTTGATGCGCACGCCCGTGTCGTGTACCGGCACGCGGTGCGCTGGACCGGTGACTGGGCCGCGGCCGAGGACGTGGTGTCCCTGACGTTCCTGGAGGCCTGGCGGCTGAGGAAGAAACTGCGCCCGGGCGGAGAGAGTCTCCAGCCGTGGCTGCTGGGAATCGCCACCAACGTATTGCGTAACACTGCCCGCGCTGCGCGTCGGCACCAGAAGGCGTTGACCCAGCTGCCGCTACGCGAGGCTGTGCCGGATTTCGCGGAGGAGCTGGTCGGGCGGCTCGCCGATACCGAGCAGCTGGCCGCGGCCAAGGCCGCGCTTGAGCGGTTGCGGCCGGCGGAGCGGGAGGTGTTCGCCTTGTGCGTGTGGTCCGGCCTGGAGCACGCAGCGGTGGCCGAAGCGCTGGGCGTGCCGGTCGGCACAGTCCGATCCCGGCTGTCGCGGGCGCGCAGCCGCCTGCGGCAGCTCACGGAGCAGGAGCTGGCCCGGGTTCCGAAAAGTATGCAACGCGACTCTGCCAGCGGACAGATACCGGGTGACCGCGCATCCGCGGTCCGGTCGAAGCAGGAGAAGAACCGATGA
- a CDS encoding IS5 family transposase has translation MTTRRPYRTDLTDEQWVLIEPVLTKWRADRRSIRPPVHGLREIVNAIFYVNRTGVPWDLLPHDFPPAKTVYDYYAKWSKDGTDQAIHDLLRTKTRQHHGRADEPTAAMLDSQSAKSAFSTDADTVGIDGNKKVRGRKRSIVTDTLGLLLLVLVTAANVHDVHPGRHLVDMVADRHPTISKMWGDTAYRGAVDHAATKNIDLEITTKGLGVKGFQPLWHCWKIERTLGWFGRSRRLARDYETTPRSQESQIYWTMAGIMLRRVTNTSPVTTYRTTPETPLPASI, from the coding sequence ATGACGACGAGGCGGCCTTACCGGACAGATCTGACGGACGAACAGTGGGTTCTGATCGAACCGGTCTTGACGAAGTGGCGGGCGGATCGGCGTTCGATCCGGCCTCCGGTCCATGGTCTGCGGGAGATCGTGAACGCGATCTTCTACGTGAACCGGACCGGCGTGCCGTGGGACCTACTGCCGCATGACTTCCCGCCGGCCAAGACGGTGTACGACTACTATGCGAAGTGGTCCAAGGACGGTACTGACCAGGCCATTCACGACCTGCTGCGGACCAAGACCCGGCAGCACCACGGTCGCGCTGACGAGCCCACCGCGGCCATGCTCGACTCGCAGTCCGCGAAGAGCGCGTTCAGCACGGACGCCGACACGGTGGGCATCGACGGGAACAAGAAGGTCCGGGGGCGCAAGAGAAGCATCGTCACCGACACGCTCGGCCTGCTCCTGCTGGTCCTCGTCACCGCGGCCAACGTCCACGATGTCCATCCCGGCCGTCACCTGGTCGACATGGTGGCCGACCGGCACCCCACGATCAGCAAGATGTGGGGTGACACCGCCTACCGCGGAGCCGTCGACCACGCCGCCACCAAGAACATCGACCTCGAGATCACCACGAAAGGACTCGGCGTCAAAGGCTTCCAACCCCTATGGCATTGCTGGAAGATCGAACGCACCCTGGGCTGGTTCGGCCGCTCCCGCCGCCTCGCCCGCGACTACGAGACCACACCCCGCTCCCAGGAATCCCAGATCTACTGGACCATGGCCGGCATCATGCTACGCAGAGTTACCAACACCAGCCCCGTCACGACCTACCGGACCACCCCAGAAACGCCGCTACCAGCATCGATCTAA
- a CDS encoding IS630 family transposase: protein MSALPVASACPITLTASERKRLKTMAYGHKTEHRHRQRAQVVLHAARNRSNARIARETRLHLDTVRTWRGRFAGHRLPALSDRKRSGRPASFTPLQAAQVKALACQLPAESGMPLSRWSAPELAREVVARAIAGAISASTVRRWLKQDALKPWQYQSWIFITDPAFRSRAERVLDLYARIWNGEALGADEYVISADEKTSVQARCRCHPTLAPGQARAMRVNHTYGRGGALAYLAAYDVHHAKIFGRCEPRTGIAPFMALVDQVMTQEPYASAKRVFWVVDNGSSHRGKKAAGRLTAAHPNAVLVHTPVHASWLNQVEIYFSVVQRKVVSPNDFTDLNEVENRLRAFEDRYNATAQPFQWRCTTSDLDDLLARLDRHTADHPEESSATPET from the coding sequence ATGTCTGCCTTGCCCGTTGCCTCCGCCTGCCCGATCACTCTGACCGCCTCCGAGCGCAAGCGGCTCAAGACCATGGCCTACGGTCACAAAACCGAGCACCGGCACCGCCAGCGCGCCCAGGTCGTCCTGCACGCGGCCCGGAACCGCTCCAACGCCCGCATCGCCCGGGAGACCAGGCTGCACCTGGACACCGTCCGCACCTGGCGCGGCCGATTTGCCGGGCACCGGCTGCCCGCCCTGTCCGACCGCAAGCGCTCCGGCCGTCCGGCCTCCTTCACGCCGCTGCAGGCCGCCCAGGTCAAGGCCCTGGCCTGTCAGCTGCCCGCCGAGAGCGGGATGCCGCTGTCGCGCTGGTCGGCCCCGGAGCTGGCCCGCGAGGTCGTCGCCCGCGCCATCGCCGGCGCGATCTCCGCCTCCACCGTGCGGCGTTGGCTCAAGCAGGACGCGCTCAAGCCCTGGCAGTACCAGTCCTGGATCTTCATCACCGACCCCGCCTTCCGCTCCAGGGCCGAGCGCGTGCTCGACCTCTATGCCCGCATCTGGAACGGCGAAGCGCTCGGCGCGGACGAGTACGTGATCAGTGCGGATGAGAAGACCTCCGTCCAGGCCCGCTGCCGCTGCCACCCCACCCTGGCCCCTGGGCAGGCCAGGGCGATGCGGGTGAACCACACCTACGGACGCGGTGGAGCGCTGGCCTACCTGGCCGCCTACGACGTCCACCACGCGAAGATCTTCGGCCGCTGCGAGCCGAGAACCGGCATCGCCCCGTTCATGGCCCTGGTCGACCAGGTCATGACCCAAGAGCCCTACGCCAGCGCGAAACGCGTGTTCTGGGTCGTGGACAACGGCTCCTCCCACCGCGGCAAGAAGGCCGCCGGCCGGCTCACCGCCGCCCACCCGAACGCGGTCCTCGTCCACACCCCGGTCCACGCCTCCTGGTTAAACCAGGTGGAGATCTACTTCTCCGTCGTGCAGCGCAAGGTCGTCTCGCCCAACGACTTCACCGACCTCAACGAGGTCGAGAACCGGCTCCGAGCCTTCGAAGACCGCTACAACGCCACGGCACAGCCGTTCCAATGGAGGTGCACCACCTCCGACCTGGACGATCTGCTGGCCAGGCTCGACCGGCACACCGCCGATCACCCAGAAGAATCCTCCGCGACGCCGGAAACATGA
- a CDS encoding XRE family transcriptional regulator: MAGEIDDAIERADREAFTRQPPKTLKGQIGYLIRQLGSAKAVAQEIGVTADSVNRYRRGARKHARPDVAAKIEDAVRQRWQPQVRKRRQQQAATTGGITVETRARFGYTAPIGTTDDGRFRRLTVHLPPAYAQRLFDARNVGASDQQMRGIIAEGFKEIYFQDGGGRAMGLSDVAINDIDYMDLDY; the protein is encoded by the coding sequence GTGGCCGGAGAGATCGACGACGCGATCGAGCGGGCCGACCGGGAAGCGTTCACTCGCCAGCCGCCGAAGACGCTGAAGGGTCAGATCGGTTACCTGATCAGGCAGTTGGGCAGCGCGAAGGCCGTCGCGCAGGAGATCGGGGTCACGGCCGACTCCGTCAACCGCTACCGGCGCGGCGCCCGCAAACACGCCCGCCCCGACGTCGCGGCAAAGATCGAGGACGCGGTACGGCAGCGGTGGCAGCCGCAGGTACGCAAGCGTCGGCAGCAGCAGGCCGCGACCACGGGCGGGATCACCGTGGAGACGAGGGCCCGGTTCGGGTACACCGCGCCGATCGGTACCACCGACGACGGACGCTTTCGGCGACTGACCGTGCACCTCCCCCCGGCGTACGCACAGCGGCTGTTCGACGCCCGCAACGTCGGCGCCAGCGACCAGCAGATGCGTGGGATCATCGCCGAAGGGTTCAAGGAAATCTATTTCCAGGACGGTGGTGGCCGCGCGATGGGGCTATCAGACGTCGCTATTAACGACATCGACTACATGGATCTCGACTACTAA